A genome region from Thalassococcus arenae includes the following:
- the aceE gene encoding pyruvate dehydrogenase (acetyl-transferring), homodimeric type has protein sequence MKDQPDIDPVESQEWQEAIEDVILRDGADRAHYLLDKAVQQARAAGAKLPFSATTPYQNTISTDDEVDIPGDTEMEWRIRTINRWNAMATVVKRNKVSSEYGGHIASFASSAALYDIGLNHFWRSKSAIHGGDLVFFQGHVVPGIYARSFMEGRISVDQLENFRSEVSGGGLSSYPHPWLMPDYWQFPTVSMGLGPLMAIYQARFMKYLHNRGLIDAADRKVWAFLGDGEMDEPESLGAIALAAREGLDNLIFVVNCNLQRLDGPVRGNSKIVQELEGNFRGSGWDVIKLLWGKGWDELLEKDTSGKLRQLMDETIDGDYQTFKSKDGAYIRKHFFGKYPETAALVEDWTDDQIWALRRGGHDPKKVYNAFLRATKAEGQPTVLLVKTVKGYGMGTAGEGQNTTHQQKKMQLDQLKAMRDRFQIPVTDEELEKDIPFVTLNNAQKAYLAEKRQALGGEFPKRNTVAPKLEVPPLESFKGQLESTGDREISTTMAFVRILTTLLRDKKVGKNVVPIVPDESRTFGMEGLFRSVGIYNPLGQNYTPQDADQMMFYKESKDGQVLQEGINEAGAMADWIAAATAYSNHGVPMIPFYIYYSMFGFQRIGDLAWAAGDSRARGFMLGGTAGRTTLNGEGLQHEDGHSHILAGTIPNCISYDPTFSYEVAVIVQNGLKRMFEDQEDVFFYLTLMNENYRHPEMPMGAEEGIIKGLYRLKKTTRPGKKHVNLMGSGTILVQAMQAAEMLETDFGVTSDIWSATSFNELARDCQDAARFNRLNPFAEPKKSYIARQLDGVKGPIIAATDYMKNYAEQVRACVPGRYTVLGTDGFGRSDSRVNLRRFFEVDANHIAAAAMVDLWREGAVSEKDVATALKKYDIDGGKPNPRLV, from the coding sequence ATGAAGGACCAGCCTGATATCGATCCGGTCGAATCCCAGGAATGGCAGGAAGCTATCGAAGACGTCATCCTGCGCGACGGCGCGGATCGCGCGCACTACCTGCTCGACAAAGCCGTGCAGCAGGCCCGCGCCGCGGGCGCCAAGCTGCCTTTTTCGGCGACGACGCCGTATCAGAACACCATTTCCACCGATGACGAAGTCGACATCCCCGGCGACACCGAAATGGAATGGCGGATCCGCACGATCAATCGCTGGAATGCCATGGCGACCGTGGTCAAGCGCAACAAGGTAAGCAGCGAATATGGCGGTCATATCGCGTCCTTCGCATCCTCTGCGGCGCTCTACGATATCGGACTGAACCACTTCTGGCGGTCAAAGTCGGCGATCCATGGTGGCGACCTGGTCTTCTTCCAGGGCCACGTTGTGCCCGGCATCTACGCGCGGTCCTTCATGGAAGGCCGGATCAGCGTCGACCAGCTGGAAAACTTCCGCTCCGAGGTTTCGGGTGGCGGTTTGTCGTCCTACCCGCACCCATGGCTGATGCCGGATTACTGGCAGTTCCCGACCGTGTCGATGGGTCTGGGTCCGCTGATGGCGATCTACCAGGCACGGTTCATGAAGTACCTGCACAACCGGGGCCTGATCGACGCCGCCGACCGCAAGGTGTGGGCCTTCCTCGGCGATGGCGAGATGGACGAACCGGAATCGCTCGGCGCGATCGCACTGGCCGCGCGCGAAGGGCTCGACAACCTGATCTTCGTGGTGAACTGCAACCTGCAGCGCCTGGACGGCCCGGTGCGTGGCAACTCCAAGATCGTGCAGGAGCTCGAGGGCAATTTCCGCGGCTCGGGCTGGGATGTCATCAAGCTGCTTTGGGGCAAGGGCTGGGACGAACTGCTGGAAAAGGATACCAGCGGCAAGCTGCGCCAGTTGATGGACGAAACCATCGACGGCGACTACCAGACGTTCAAGTCGAAGGACGGCGCCTATATCCGCAAGCATTTCTTCGGCAAGTATCCCGAAACCGCGGCGTTGGTCGAAGACTGGACCGACGATCAGATCTGGGCGCTGCGCCGCGGCGGCCACGACCCCAAGAAGGTCTACAACGCGTTTTTGCGCGCCACAAAGGCCGAGGGTCAGCCGACCGTCCTGCTGGTCAAGACCGTCAAGGGCTATGGCATGGGCACCGCCGGTGAGGGGCAGAACACCACCCACCAGCAGAAGAAGATGCAGCTGGACCAGCTCAAGGCGATGCGCGACCGGTTCCAGATCCCGGTCACCGACGAAGAGCTTGAAAAGGACATCCCCTTTGTCACGCTGAACAACGCGCAAAAGGCCTATCTGGCCGAAAAGCGCCAGGCTCTGGGGGGCGAGTTCCCGAAACGCAACACCGTCGCACCCAAGCTGGAAGTGCCGCCGCTCGAGTCGTTCAAGGGACAGCTGGAATCGACCGGCGACCGCGAGATTTCGACGACGATGGCCTTTGTCCGCATCCTGACCACGCTGCTGCGCGACAAGAAGGTGGGCAAGAACGTCGTGCCGATCGTGCCCGACGAAAGCCGCACCTTCGGCATGGAAGGCCTGTTCCGGTCGGTCGGTATCTACAACCCGCTGGGGCAGAACTATACCCCGCAGGACGCCGACCAGATGATGTTCTACAAGGAAAGCAAGGACGGTCAGGTCCTGCAGGAAGGCATCAACGAAGCCGGTGCCATGGCCGACTGGATCGCCGCCGCCACGGCGTACAGCAACCACGGCGTGCCGATGATCCCGTTCTACATCTACTATTCGATGTTCGGGTTCCAGCGGATCGGCGACCTGGCCTGGGCTGCCGGTGACAGCCGCGCGCGTGGCTTCATGCTGGGCGGGACTGCCGGGCGCACCACGCTGAACGGCGAAGGCCTGCAGCACGAGGACGGCCACAGCCACATCCTGGCCGGCACGATCCCCAACTGCATCAGCTATGATCCGACCTTCAGCTACGAGGTTGCCGTCATCGTTCAGAACGGGCTCAAGCGGATGTTCGAGGATCAGGAAGACGTGTTCTTCTACCTGACCCTGATGAACGAGAACTACCGCCACCCGGAAATGCCGATGGGCGCCGAAGAGGGCATCATCAAGGGTCTCTATCGCCTGAAGAAGACGACCCGCCCGGGCAAGAAACACGTCAACCTGATGGGGTCGGGAACGATCCTGGTGCAGGCGATGCAGGCGGCCGAGATGCTCGAGACGGATTTCGGCGTCACTTCCGACATCTGGTCCGCCACCAGCTTTAACGAGCTGGCCCGCGATTGCCAGGACGCGGCACGCTTCAACCGGTTGAACCCGTTCGCGGAACCAAAGAAGTCCTACATCGCCAGGCAGTTGGACGGCGTCAAAGGTCCGATCATCGCCGCCACCGACTACATGAAGAACTATGCCGAGCAAGTCCGTGCCTGCGTGCCGGGCCGCTACACGGTGCTGGGCACCGACGGTTTCGGCCGGTCCGACAGCCGGGTGAACCTGCGGCGCTTCTTCGAGGTTGATGCGAACCACATCGCCGCCGCGGCGATGGTCGACTTGTGGCGCGAGGGCGCGGTGTCCGAAAAGGATGTCGCGACGGCTTTGAAAAAATACGACATCGACGGCGGCAAGCCGAACCCGCGGCTCGTGTAA
- a CDS encoding DNA recombination protein RmuC, producing MIQVGNASFSLEDPLVLATLAAAAVSIVILILLILAVRAAGRSARLAEPLAYQIAQLGQRVQGLGEGQERLTGGLTHVSEAQAQSQSAMLQLMERRLAEVQERMTENLSGSARSTAQSLGELQHRLVAIDKAQDNITKLSGDVLTLQDILSNKQTRGAFGEIQLHDIVQKALPSDSYTFQATLSNGRRADCLIHLPNPPGPIAIDSKFPLEAYEALRRAETQEQVNRAAQALRLAVRKHIRDISERYIIEGETADGALMFLPSEAVYAELHANFPEVVRDGFAARVWIVSPTTCMATLNTMRAILKDARMREQAGTIRRELALLFQDVERLGTRVDSLDRHFGQAAKDIADIKISADKAGRRARRLDNFDFEELGQDGDSSVVKLPKSS from the coding sequence ATGATCCAGGTCGGTAACGCCTCGTTCTCGCTCGAAGACCCGCTGGTGCTGGCCACGCTCGCCGCGGCCGCAGTATCGATCGTCATTCTGATTCTGCTGATTCTTGCGGTGCGCGCCGCAGGCCGGTCGGCACGCCTGGCCGAACCCCTGGCCTATCAGATCGCGCAACTGGGCCAGCGTGTGCAGGGGCTGGGAGAAGGGCAGGAACGACTGACCGGCGGGTTGACCCACGTGTCCGAGGCGCAGGCCCAAAGCCAGAGCGCGATGCTGCAACTGATGGAGCGGCGCCTGGCCGAGGTGCAGGAACGGATGACCGAGAACCTTTCGGGTTCGGCCCGCAGCACCGCGCAATCGCTTGGGGAATTGCAGCACCGGCTGGTGGCCATAGACAAGGCGCAGGACAACATCACCAAGCTGTCCGGCGATGTGTTGACGCTGCAGGACATCCTGTCGAACAAGCAGACCCGCGGTGCGTTCGGAGAAATCCAGTTGCACGATATCGTGCAAAAGGCCCTGCCATCGGACAGCTATACCTTCCAGGCGACGCTTTCGAACGGTCGTCGCGCGGATTGCCTGATCCACCTGCCGAATCCGCCCGGCCCCATTGCAATCGACAGCAAGTTCCCGCTGGAAGCCTATGAGGCGCTGCGCCGGGCCGAGACGCAGGAGCAAGTGAACCGCGCCGCGCAGGCGCTGCGCCTGGCCGTCCGCAAACACATTCGCGACATTTCCGAGCGGTATATCATCGAAGGCGAAACCGCCGACGGTGCGCTGATGTTTCTGCCTTCAGAGGCGGTCTACGCCGAGTTGCATGCCAACTTTCCCGAAGTCGTTCGCGACGGTTTCGCAGCGCGGGTCTGGATCGTGTCACCGACCACCTGCATGGCAACGCTGAACACGATGCGTGCGATCCTCAAAGATGCGCGGATGCGCGAACAGGCCGGAACCATCCGCCGGGAACTGGCGTTGCTGTTCCAGGATGTGGAACGACTGGGCACACGCGTGGATAGCCTGGACCGGCATTTCGGTCAGGCCGCCAAGGATATCGCCGATATCAAGATCAGCGCCGACAAGGCAGGTCGACGCGCACGGCGACTGGACAACTTCGATTTCGAAGAGCTTGGGCAGGACGGCGACTCTTCCGTCGTCAAGCTGCCAAAGTCATCCTGA
- the mutL gene encoding DNA mismatch repair endonuclease MutL, whose protein sequence is MTTHDPNIRPVIRQLDEAAINRIAAGEVVERPASAVKELVENAIDAGASRITVDIADGGKTLIRVTDDGCGMTADDLPLALSRHATSKIDGTDLLNIRSFGFRGEALPSLGAVGRLTIQSRARGAEAVELSVSGGRPGSTRPCALNAGTVVTLRDLFFATPARLKFLRTDRAETQAIGDVMRKLAMAEPAIGFSLRDVSGGEARETFRADPEPGDLFGALRGRLAKVMGTAFIENALAIEATREGIRLTGYAALPTYSRGSAVAQYLFVNGRPVADKMLLGALRGAYADFLGRDRYPAVALFLDCDPQLVDVNVHPAKSQVRFREPGLVRGLIVTALRHALAEAGHRASTTVAGGTLGAMRPEPTQPRIYQMDRPFSGARPTPYQSPSPGFAEMAQDFSGRVVEPDAPGTDAAPQETLPLGAARGQVHENYIIAQTADGMVIVDQHAAHERLAYERLKRQMAEKGVAAQALLIPEIVDLSVDDRARLLDAAEDLSRMGLTVEAFGGSAVAVRETPAILGEVDARKLVEDILDDLADLGQSSRVQARVEAILSRMACHGSIRSGRRMRAEEMNALLREMEATPHSGQCNHGRPTYVELKLADIERLFGRT, encoded by the coding sequence ATGACGACCCATGACCCCAATATCCGCCCTGTAATCCGTCAGTTGGACGAAGCCGCGATCAACCGGATCGCGGCGGGTGAGGTCGTTGAACGGCCCGCTTCGGCGGTCAAGGAACTGGTCGAGAACGCCATCGATGCCGGGGCGTCGCGTATCACCGTCGATATCGCGGACGGTGGCAAGACGCTGATCCGGGTCACCGACGATGGCTGCGGCATGACCGCCGACGACTTGCCGCTTGCGTTGTCCCGCCACGCGACATCCAAGATAGACGGCACCGATCTGCTGAACATCCGGTCCTTCGGATTCCGGGGCGAGGCACTGCCGTCGCTGGGTGCCGTCGGACGCCTGACGATCCAGAGCCGCGCGCGCGGAGCCGAGGCGGTGGAATTGTCGGTCAGTGGTGGCCGGCCCGGATCGACCCGGCCCTGTGCCTTGAACGCGGGGACGGTCGTCACCCTGCGCGATTTGTTCTTCGCCACGCCCGCCCGGCTCAAGTTCCTGCGCACCGACCGGGCCGAAACCCAGGCCATCGGCGACGTGATGCGAAAGCTGGCCATGGCGGAGCCCGCCATCGGGTTCAGCCTGCGCGATGTCTCGGGCGGCGAAGCGCGCGAGACCTTTCGGGCCGACCCCGAGCCCGGCGATCTGTTCGGCGCGCTGCGCGGACGGCTGGCAAAGGTCATGGGCACGGCATTCATCGAAAACGCACTGGCCATCGAAGCCACGCGCGAAGGTATCCGCCTGACCGGGTATGCCGCCCTGCCGACCTATTCCCGCGGCTCGGCGGTGGCGCAATACCTGTTCGTGAACGGCCGCCCGGTGGCCGACAAGATGCTGCTTGGCGCGTTGCGCGGGGCCTATGCCGATTTCCTCGGCCGCGATCGCTATCCGGCGGTGGCGCTGTTCCTGGATTGCGACCCTCAACTTGTCGACGTCAACGTGCACCCCGCCAAGTCTCAGGTGAGGTTCCGCGAACCGGGCCTGGTGCGCGGACTGATCGTCACCGCGTTGCGCCATGCCCTGGCCGAGGCCGGGCACCGGGCTTCGACCACGGTCGCCGGGGGTACGCTGGGGGCGATGCGCCCTGAACCGACGCAGCCCCGTATCTATCAGATGGACCGCCCGTTTTCGGGCGCGCGGCCGACGCCTTACCAGTCGCCGTCGCCCGGCTTTGCCGAGATGGCGCAGGATTTTTCCGGCCGAGTGGTCGAGCCGGATGCGCCCGGGACAGATGCAGCCCCGCAAGAAACGTTGCCCCTGGGTGCCGCACGGGGACAAGTGCACGAGAACTACATCATTGCCCAGACAGCCGATGGCATGGTCATCGTCGACCAGCACGCGGCGCACGAACGCCTGGCTTATGAGCGGCTGAAACGACAGATGGCGGAAAAGGGTGTCGCCGCTCAGGCGCTGCTGATCCCCGAGATCGTCGACCTTTCGGTGGACGATCGCGCCCGGTTGCTGGACGCTGCCGAGGACCTGTCGCGGATGGGCCTGACCGTCGAAGCCTTTGGCGGCAGCGCCGTTGCGGTGCGCGAAACCCCGGCGATCCTGGGCGAAGTCGACGCGCGCAAGCTGGTCGAGGATATCCTCGACGACCTTGCCGATCTCGGCCAGTCAAGCCGCGTACAGGCGCGGGTCGAAGCGATCCTGTCGCGCATGGCCTGCCACGGGTCGATCCGCTCGGGCCGCCGGATGCGCGCCGAAGAGATGAACGCGCTGCTGCGGGAAATGGAAGCGACGCCGCATTCCGGCCAGTGCAACCACGGCCGGCCCACCTATGTCGAACTCAAGCTGGCCGATATCGAACGGCTGTTCGGACGCACATGA
- a CDS encoding urate hydroxylase PuuD has translation MYDLAAFGAWAEFAIRWLHVITAIAWIGSSFYFIALDLGLHRDRNLATGADGEEWQVHGGGFYHVQKYLVAPASMPDGLVWFKWESYSTWLSGFALLAVVYYLGAEFYLIDPNVMDLGVWQAVAISIASLALGWVIYNTLCKLFVDANQTGLMLALFVVLVAMAWGYTQVFSGRAALLHLGAFTATIMSANVFFIIIPNQKIVVADLIAGRKPDAKYGKIAKQRSTHNNYLTLPVIFLMLSNHYPLAFASDWNWVIASLVFLMGVTIRHFFNSMHARKGMPWWTWGATAALFLLIVWLSTAPLARDETRLSSTAQRFAQADGFAEVTDIVLGRCSMCHAAEPAWDGLHWAPKGVHLETEAQIAHHAREIYLQSGLSHAMPPANLSWMEQTERAAIRDWYRSASGG, from the coding sequence ATGTATGACCTTGCCGCTTTCGGCGCCTGGGCCGAGTTCGCCATTCGCTGGCTGCACGTGATCACCGCGATCGCCTGGATCGGTTCATCCTTTTATTTCATCGCGCTTGATCTGGGCCTGCACCGTGATCGCAACCTGGCCACCGGTGCCGATGGCGAAGAATGGCAGGTGCATGGTGGCGGGTTCTACCACGTGCAGAAATACCTTGTCGCACCCGCTTCGATGCCCGACGGGCTGGTCTGGTTCAAATGGGAAAGCTATTCGACCTGGCTGTCGGGGTTCGCCCTGTTGGCGGTGGTCTACTACCTGGGCGCCGAATTCTATCTGATCGACCCCAACGTGATGGACCTCGGCGTTTGGCAAGCCGTGGCGATTTCCATCGCGTCGCTGGCGCTTGGCTGGGTGATCTACAACACGCTGTGCAAGCTGTTCGTCGACGCCAACCAGACCGGGCTGATGCTGGCGCTGTTCGTCGTCCTGGTGGCGATGGCCTGGGGCTATACGCAGGTGTTTTCCGGCCGCGCCGCGTTGCTGCACCTGGGCGCCTTCACCGCCACGATCATGAGCGCCAATGTGTTCTTCATCATCATCCCGAACCAGAAGATCGTCGTGGCCGACCTGATCGCCGGGCGCAAACCGGATGCGAAATACGGCAAGATCGCCAAGCAGCGGTCGACCCACAACAATTACCTGACCTTGCCGGTGATCTTCCTGATGCTGTCGAACCACTATCCCCTGGCCTTCGCCAGCGACTGGAACTGGGTGATCGCCAGCCTGGTGTTCCTGATGGGCGTGACGATCCGGCATTTCTTCAATTCGATGCATGCGCGCAAGGGGATGCCGTGGTGGACCTGGGGCGCGACGGCAGCGCTGTTCCTGCTGATCGTCTGGCTGTCGACGGCACCTCTGGCGCGCGATGAGACCCGGCTGTCGTCGACCGCGCAGCGCTTTGCGCAGGCCGATGGATTTGCAGAGGTCACGGATATCGTGCTGGGCCGGTGTTCGATGTGTCACGCGGCGGAACCGGCCTGGGACGGGCTGCACTGGGCGCCCAAGGGTGTTCATCTTGAGACCGAGGCGCAGATCGCGCATCACGCGCGCGAGATATATCTGCAGTCAGGGCTGAGCCACGCGATGCCGCCAGCCAATTTGTCCTGGATGGAACAGACCGAACGCGCCGCGATCCGCGATTGGTATCGCTCGGCATCCGGTGGATGA
- a CDS encoding rhodanese-like domain-containing protein, with the protein MKTETVGTATFETWDVDEVASALEKREIVLIDVRTPQEFMFEHIPGALLMPMSFFDAQALPGQSDKRIVFHCGSGVRSEKVARAAIEAGFDRIAHMGGGMAAWKAAQKPHIGTNMATGAPQRVD; encoded by the coding sequence ATGAAAACCGAGACCGTCGGCACCGCGACATTTGAAACCTGGGATGTGGATGAGGTTGCCAGCGCGTTGGAAAAACGCGAGATCGTGCTGATCGACGTGCGCACGCCGCAAGAGTTCATGTTCGAACATATCCCCGGCGCGCTGCTGATGCCGATGTCGTTCTTCGATGCTCAGGCCCTGCCCGGCCAATCGGACAAGCGCATCGTCTTCCATTGCGGCTCGGGTGTCCGGTCGGAAAAGGTGGCACGCGCCGCGATCGAGGCCGGCTTTGACAGGATCGCCCATATGGGTGGCGGGATGGCGGCGTGGAAAGCCGCCCAGAAACCGCATATCGGGACCAACATGGCCACCGGCGCACCGCAGCGCGTCGACTGA
- a CDS encoding aspartate aminotransferase family protein → MSVLSPNTPTAELQRIDAAHHMHPFTHNQGLADKGARVITRANGCWLTDSNGNRMLDGMAGLWCVNVGYGRTELADAAHRQMLELPFYNTFFQTTHIPALALAQRLAELAPGDLNHVFFAGSGSEANDTNLRMVRTYWSEKGQPERQIIISRWNGYHGSTVGSGSLGGMKGMHEQGGMPIPGIHHINQPNWWLEGGDMTPEEFGLARARELEEAIEELGPDKVAAFIAEPIQGAGGVIIPPETYWPEIQRIVDKYGILLIADEVICAFGRTGNWFGSQTMGIRPHIMTIAKGLSSGYQPIGGSIVCDEVAEVIDATEFNHGYTYSGHPVACAVALENLRILDEEGIVTRVREETAPYLKERFETLTDHPMVGEAKIVGMMGSIALTPDKAARAPFASDAGTVGYLCRERCFNNNLVMRHVYDRMIISPPLIISREEIDTLIERAWQSLDETMAEAKAQGLMKAGKRG, encoded by the coding sequence ATGTCTGTTCTTTCGCCCAATACGCCCACCGCCGAATTGCAGCGCATCGACGCCGCACACCACATGCATCCGTTCACCCACAATCAGGGATTGGCGGACAAGGGCGCGCGGGTCATCACCCGTGCGAACGGCTGCTGGCTGACCGACAGCAACGGCAACCGGATGCTGGACGGGATGGCCGGGTTGTGGTGCGTCAATGTCGGCTACGGCCGGACCGAACTGGCCGATGCGGCGCATCGCCAGATGCTGGAATTGCCGTTCTACAACACCTTTTTCCAGACCACCCACATACCGGCGCTGGCGCTGGCGCAACGCCTGGCCGAATTGGCGCCGGGCGACCTGAACCACGTGTTCTTCGCCGGATCGGGTTCCGAAGCGAACGATACAAATCTCCGCATGGTCAGGACGTATTGGTCCGAAAAGGGTCAGCCCGAGCGGCAGATCATCATCAGCCGCTGGAACGGCTATCACGGCTCGACCGTCGGGTCGGGCAGCCTGGGCGGCATGAAGGGGATGCACGAACAGGGCGGCATGCCGATCCCCGGCATCCACCATATCAACCAGCCCAACTGGTGGCTGGAAGGCGGCGACATGACGCCCGAGGAATTCGGCCTGGCCCGCGCCCGCGAGCTGGAAGAGGCGATCGAAGAGCTTGGCCCTGACAAGGTTGCCGCCTTCATCGCAGAACCGATCCAGGGCGCCGGTGGCGTCATCATCCCGCCGGAAACCTATTGGCCCGAGATCCAGCGCATCGTCGACAAATACGGCATCCTGCTGATCGCCGACGAGGTGATCTGCGCCTTCGGTCGCACCGGCAACTGGTTCGGCAGCCAAACCATGGGCATTCGTCCTCATATCATGACGATCGCCAAGGGCCTGTCCTCGGGTTACCAGCCGATCGGCGGGTCCATCGTCTGCGACGAGGTCGCCGAGGTGATCGATGCGACCGAATTCAACCACGGCTACACCTATTCCGGCCACCCGGTTGCTTGTGCCGTCGCGCTGGAAAACCTGCGCATCCTCGACGAAGAGGGTATCGTCACCAGGGTCCGCGAGGAAACCGCGCCGTATCTCAAGGAACGGTTCGAGACGCTAACCGACCACCCGATGGTGGGCGAGGCCAAGATCGTCGGCATGATGGGGTCGATCGCGCTGACACCGGACAAGGCCGCCCGCGCGCCCTTTGCCTCGGACGCCGGGACGGTGGGTTACCTGTGCCGGGAACGTTGTTTCAACAACAACCTCGTGATGCGCCACGTCTATGACCGGATGATCATTTCGCCACCGCTCATCATCAGCCGCGAAGAGATCGACACCCTGATCGAACGCGCCTGGCAGAGCCTGGACGAGACCATGGCCGAGGCCAAGGCACAGGGGTTGATGAAAGCCGGCAAACGGGGCTGA
- a CDS encoding GntR family transcriptional regulator — protein sequence MNKSAALSTGSGLPAHETAYRTLRDLVLFGALAPGDSVTIQGLIEVTGLGMTPIREALRRLTAEGALKAQDNRRIVVPVLDAAALEELRLARLLLEPRLAEKAAKRASRDDLETLQATDARLDTAIRKGDVGGYLRENHAFHQGLNAIADAPILASLSASLWLRFGPSLRVVCGQTGTRALPDRHKDIVAALSAADAQAAAQAVEEDIHQGMDMMVQSLPDLLP from the coding sequence GTGAACAAATCGGCAGCTCTTTCGACCGGATCGGGCCTTCCGGCTCATGAGACGGCCTATCGGACGCTGCGTGACCTCGTGCTTTTCGGCGCGTTGGCGCCGGGTGATTCGGTCACCATCCAGGGCTTGATCGAAGTCACCGGCCTGGGCATGACGCCGATCCGCGAGGCATTGCGCCGTCTGACTGCCGAGGGCGCCTTGAAAGCGCAAGACAACAGGCGGATCGTTGTCCCGGTTCTGGATGCCGCGGCCCTCGAAGAATTGCGCCTCGCCCGGCTCCTGCTGGAACCGCGCCTGGCCGAGAAGGCGGCAAAACGCGCCTCGCGGGATGATCTCGAGACGCTCCAGGCGACGGATGCGCGGCTCGATACCGCGATCCGCAAGGGCGATGTAGGCGGATACCTGCGCGAAAACCATGCCTTTCACCAGGGGCTGAACGCGATTGCCGATGCACCGATCCTTGCGTCACTGTCCGCGTCGCTGTGGTTGCGGTTCGGCCCCAGCTTGCGCGTCGTCTGCGGACAGACCGGGACGCGGGCGCTGCCGGACCGCCACAAGGACATCGTCGCCGCCCTGTCCGCAGCCGACGCGCAAGCTGCCGCGCAGGCGGTCGAAGAGGACATCCACCAGGGCATGGACATGATGGTTCAGTCGCTGCCGGACCTTTTGCCTTGA
- a CDS encoding polyamine ABC transporter substrate-binding protein, producing MKPLTSMTAVLATAATFAAAEEVRVYNWSDYIDESLLEKFEAETGIDLIYDVFDSNEVLETKMLAGGSGYDVVVPTGTFLQRQISAGAFQKLDMSKLPNAVNLWDVISKRTAVYDPGNEYSINYMWGTTGIGVNVGKVTEVLGEGAPINSLAMIFDPANMEKLATCGVHLIDAPVEVVPAALAYSGLDPDRKDDEALAKAEEVLMAVRPYVQKFHSSEYINALANGDICVAFGWSGDILQARDRAAEADNGVEIAYNAPKEGALMWFDQMAIPVDAPNPEAAHVFLNFIMDAQNMAAASNYVYYANGNKASQEFLVEDVIGDTAIYPDAEALDRLYTTTPFPPKEQRTLTRLWTKVKSGT from the coding sequence ATGAAACCACTCACGAGCATGACTGCGGTCCTCGCAACAGCGGCGACCTTCGCTGCCGCCGAAGAGGTCCGGGTCTACAACTGGTCGGACTATATCGACGAAAGCCTGCTTGAAAAGTTCGAAGCCGAGACCGGGATCGACCTGATCTACGACGTATTCGACAGCAACGAGGTTCTGGAAACCAAGATGCTGGCCGGCGGTTCGGGCTATGATGTCGTGGTGCCCACCGGCACCTTTTTGCAGCGCCAGATATCGGCCGGCGCGTTCCAGAAGCTGGACATGTCGAAGCTGCCGAACGCGGTCAACCTCTGGGACGTCATCTCCAAGCGCACGGCGGTCTATGATCCGGGCAACGAATACTCGATCAACTACATGTGGGGCACCACCGGGATCGGCGTGAATGTCGGCAAGGTGACCGAAGTGCTGGGCGAAGGCGCACCGATCAACAGCCTGGCGATGATCTTCGATCCGGCCAACATGGAAAAACTGGCCACGTGCGGCGTGCATCTGATCGACGCCCCGGTCGAAGTCGTTCCGGCCGCGCTTGCCTATTCCGGGCTTGACCCGGACCGGAAGGACGACGAGGCACTGGCCAAGGCCGAAGAGGTGCTGATGGCCGTGCGCCCCTATGTGCAGAAGTTCCACAGCTCGGAATACATCAACGCGCTGGCCAACGGTGACATCTGCGTGGCGTTCGGCTGGTCCGGCGACATCCTGCAGGCGCGCGACCGTGCGGCCGAGGCCGATAACGGGGTCGAGATCGCCTATAACGCGCCCAAGGAAGGCGCGCTGATGTGGTTCGACCAGATGGCGATCCCGGTGGACGCGCCGAACCCCGAAGCCGCGCACGTGTTCCTGAATTTCATCATGGACGCGCAGAACATGGCGGCGGCATCGAACTATGTCTATTACGCCAACGGCAACAAGGCATCGCAGGAATTCCTGGTCGAGGACGTGATCGGCGATACCGCGATCTACCCGGATGCCGAGGCGCTGGATCGCCTGTATACCACGACGCCGTTCCCGCCCAAGGAACAGCGCACCCTGACGCGGCTGTGGACCAAGGTGAAATCGGGTACCTGA